The following coding sequences lie in one Heyndrickxia oleronia genomic window:
- the purM gene encoding phosphoribosylformylglycinamidine cyclo-ligase produces MGNTYRDAGVNIEAGYEAVERIKKHAVRTNRLGVFGQLGSFGGVFDLSALNLNEPVLVSGTDGVGTKLKLAFQMDKHDTIGIDCVAMCVNDIVVQGAEPLYFLDYIACGKAIPEKIEAVVKGIADGCEQAGCALIGGETAEMPGLYDVNEYDLAGFSVGACEKSELITGELIQENDVLIGLSSSGIHSNGYSLVRKIFFEDHQLSIDEKLPELEEALGTELITPTKIYVKPILEAMAKFKIKGMAHITGGGFIENIPRMLPSGLGAEIQLGTWPILPIFKTLKKYGEITQEEMFNTFNMGIGFVIAVDSSIVDAALDFFNTQGEQAYQIGKITKQPGVQFVKGS; encoded by the coding sequence GTACGTACTAATCGTCTAGGGGTTTTTGGGCAACTAGGAAGCTTTGGTGGTGTTTTTGATCTTTCTGCTTTAAATTTGAATGAACCTGTACTTGTATCAGGTACAGATGGAGTAGGAACCAAGCTAAAATTAGCTTTTCAAATGGATAAGCATGACACAATTGGAATTGACTGCGTAGCAATGTGTGTTAATGATATTGTTGTGCAAGGGGCAGAGCCGTTGTATTTTCTTGATTATATTGCCTGCGGAAAAGCAATACCTGAGAAAATAGAAGCAGTTGTTAAGGGGATCGCAGATGGTTGCGAGCAAGCTGGTTGTGCTCTTATCGGTGGAGAAACAGCAGAAATGCCAGGACTATATGATGTGAATGAATATGACTTGGCGGGATTTTCCGTCGGTGCATGTGAAAAATCTGAATTGATAACAGGGGAATTAATCCAAGAAAATGACGTGCTAATTGGACTATCTTCTAGTGGAATCCATAGCAATGGCTATTCACTAGTGAGAAAAATCTTTTTTGAAGATCATCAACTTTCTATAGATGAAAAGTTACCAGAATTAGAAGAAGCACTAGGAACTGAATTAATAACCCCAACAAAAATATATGTAAAGCCAATTTTAGAAGCAATGGCTAAATTTAAGATTAAAGGTATGGCACATATTACTGGTGGTGGGTTTATTGAAAATATTCCTCGTATGTTACCGAGCGGTTTGGGAGCTGAAATTCAGCTAGGAACATGGCCGATTTTGCCAATATTTAAAACACTGAAAAAATATGGTGAAATTACTCAGGAAGAAATGTTCAATACATTTAATATGGGAATTGGTTTTGTTATTGCGGTTGATTCATCAATTGTTGATGCGGCACTCGATTTCTTCAACACTCAGGGAGAACAGGCATACCAAATTGGGAAAATAACAAAACAGCCGGGTGTACAGTTTGTTAAAGGGAGTTAA